The Legionella sp. PATHC032 genome has a window encoding:
- a CDS encoding metallophosphoesterase family protein: MKIIHISDLHFGMHQPKVLNTFLREISLNKPDIILISGDLTQRGLSYQYREFCSFINQLPVKALTVPGNHDIPLYNFLARFISPFRHYKRYINPDITTTFENDFVRILGVNSVNPLQLKDGKLSHETLNRIKRYFKPDDEKLNLLFFHHNFDYMEGLHKPLTNAETLLSFLKQSTIHLVCTGHLHYAHLSLIAKNNGYSCLALHAGSLLCSRSKDNLNSYYVIETNQKKCSITWRVFDQEHFTDRSIYFIDFNKKNASLEHINPAKDDTC, translated from the coding sequence ATGAAAATTATCCATATTTCTGATTTGCATTTTGGCATGCATCAACCTAAGGTTTTAAATACATTTCTTCGGGAAATCTCCCTCAATAAACCAGACATCATTCTTATTTCAGGAGACCTGACTCAACGTGGGCTCTCGTATCAATACCGGGAGTTTTGCTCATTTATAAATCAATTGCCAGTTAAAGCACTTACTGTTCCAGGTAATCATGATATTCCTCTTTATAATTTTCTAGCGCGTTTTATATCCCCTTTTCGCCATTACAAACGTTACATTAATCCAGATATAACCACCACCTTTGAAAACGATTTTGTACGAATTTTGGGAGTTAATAGTGTCAATCCCTTGCAATTAAAGGATGGAAAACTATCTCATGAAACATTGAACAGGATTAAAAGATATTTTAAACCGGATGATGAAAAATTAAACTTGCTCTTTTTTCATCACAATTTTGATTATATGGAGGGATTACATAAGCCATTAACGAATGCAGAAACGCTTTTAAGTTTTTTAAAGCAAAGCACCATTCATTTGGTCTGTACTGGTCATCTACACTATGCTCATTTAAGTTTAATAGCTAAAAATAATGGCTACTCCTGCTTGGCGCTGCATGCCGGCTCATTACTGTGTTCACGTAGCAAAGATAATTTAAACAGCTATTATGTGATTGAAACGAATCAGAAAAAGTGTAGCATTACCTGGCGTGTTTTTGATCAAGAACACTTTACTGATCGCTCCATCTATTTTATTGATTTTAATAAAAAAAATGCGTCACTTGAGCACATAAATCCAGCCAAAGACGACACTTGCTAA
- a CDS encoding diacylglycerol/lipid kinase family protein, producing MTDIAVIINNRAKNAHRMEDYLSELRAHDIDYQLYEADPQQLENNIQHCCSKYPLLLIGGGDGTVRSAAQWCTNTSVVLGVLPLGTMNHFSKELNLPSTTEELITAIQEKITTTIDVAEVNGHIFINNSSVGFYSKLAKNRDYYTNFYNKWLTYIPSFIQALLYHPSYALIIKNKELDISIRTSFFMVSNNCYTYEFPLKFTRESFQKELLGIYYYKRSKLHLFKFFIDFLMDKDHFEIMQTRLPLEVDVLHKNKISISLDGDTLAITPPLYYKILPKSLKILTKKT from the coding sequence ATGACAGACATTGCGGTTATTATCAATAATCGAGCTAAAAATGCACACCGAATGGAAGATTATTTATCCGAACTCAGAGCGCATGACATTGATTATCAATTATACGAAGCAGACCCTCAACAATTGGAAAACAATATTCAGCATTGTTGCTCCAAATACCCTTTGCTATTAATCGGGGGTGGAGACGGTACTGTTCGGAGTGCTGCGCAATGGTGTACCAATACTTCTGTTGTTCTTGGCGTGCTTCCTTTAGGAACTATGAATCATTTTTCCAAAGAGCTAAATTTACCGTCAACAACTGAGGAATTAATTACAGCAATCCAGGAAAAAATCACGACCACGATTGACGTAGCAGAAGTCAATGGCCATATCTTTATTAATAATTCTTCAGTCGGCTTTTATTCCAAATTGGCAAAAAATCGTGATTATTATACAAATTTTTATAATAAATGGCTTACCTATATTCCCAGCTTTATCCAGGCTTTGTTATACCACCCCTCTTATGCTTTAATAATAAAAAATAAGGAACTTGATATATCAATACGTACTTCTTTTTTTATGGTGAGCAACAATTGCTATACCTATGAATTTCCTCTCAAATTCACTCGGGAAAGTTTTCAAAAAGAGCTGTTGGGTATTTACTATTACAAACGCAGCAAATTGCATTTATTCAAATTTTTCATTGATTTCTTAATGGATAAGGATCATTTTGAAATAATGCAGACACGATTACCTCTGGAGGTCGATGTTCTTCATAAAAATAAAATTAGCATCTCTTTAGATGGAGATACACTGGCTATAACTCCCCCTCTTTATTATAAAATTTTACCTAAATCACTGAAAATACTGACTAAAAAAACATGA